Proteins encoded in a region of the Amyelois transitella isolate CPQ chromosome 9, ilAmyTran1.1, whole genome shotgun sequence genome:
- the LOC132902067 gene encoding uncharacterized protein LOC132902067, translating to MTKRSADEKISHYRRKLRKLEEKQKSSRPKRIIFSDSESSDSEKSHNDTEPEIIVERPQADPPNTHPAEESVPPLGEGAGPNESETTEGDAAAPELDPEVLLALGAKTEDGPEYGDNIHANLAQLWTPLLKKGLSKEDKEKLLKEYLVPQNCTLLQAPKLNPEISAAITESSRNRDKKVLSAQQQLGAGVTAVNRAMDLILSSENDIKLKTIKYLSDACRILCDLHYTETQTRIKLITPSLDKSFVNVVQDSRRDETLFGNKLSEKIKASKTIEKQGFQIKKTTPNPASSASTSSRPAPPRGNWSAPPRYPKGGRGGAKKNPVPRKPSSSAPATAAKATSKPQTRGQTQQQ from the exons ATGACCAAGCGTAGTGCAGACGAAAAAATCTCACACTATAGGAGAAAATTACGGAAATTGGAAGAAAAGCAGAAGTCATCTCGTCCAAAACGAATAATATTTTCGGATTCAGAATCATCAGACTCCGAAAAAAGTcaca ATGACACCGAGCCGGAGATCATTGTGGAAAGACCTCAAGCGGACCCTCCAAATACTCATCCGGCCGAGGAAAGCGTCCCGCCGCTGGGAGAGGGTGCAGGGCCCAACGAAAGCGAAACCACTGAGGGCGACGCCGCTGCCCCGGAGCTTGATCCCGAGGTGTTACTGGCGCTCGGCGCCAAGACAGAAGACGGCCCCGAGTACGGGGACAATATTCATGCAAATTTGGCACAGCTCTGGACCCCTTTGTTAAAAAAGGGCCTCTCTAAGGAGGATaaggaaaaattattaaaagaatatttggTGCCTCAAAATTGTACATTATTGCAAGCACCCAAGCTCAATCCGGAGATATCTGCAGCGATAACTGAGAGCAGTCGAAATCGGGACAAGAAAGTGCTCAGTGCACAGCAACAGCTAGGCGCGGGTGTAACCGCAGTCAACAGAGCAATGGATTTGATTTTGAGCAGCGAAAACGACATCAAACTAAAGACTATTAAATATCTTAGCGACGCATGTCGCATCCTTTGCGACCTGCACTATACAGAAACACAAACTCGCATTAAGCTCATCACCCCAAGTTTAGACAAAAGCTTTGTGAACGTCGTTCAAGATTCACGTCGTGATGAGACCCTGTTCGGAAACAAATTGtccgaaaaaataaaagcctcGAAGACTATAGAAAAGCAAGGTTTTCAAATTAAGAAGACTACACCAAACCCTGCATCTTCGGCGTCTACATCTTCCCGTCCGGCTCCACCACGGGGAAACTGGTCAGCGCCTCCCCGCTACCCGAAGGGCGGCCGGGGAGGAGCCAAGAAAAATCCGGTGCCAAGGAAGCCGTCGTCATCAGCTCCCGCGACTGCGGCCAAGGCCACCAGCAAGCCGCAGACACGCGGACAGACACAGCAACAGTAG